The region AGATTGCCGCCAATCCGGGACTAGTGCTGTTCACCCTGTCCAATCACCAGTTGCGCCGGCGGCTGGAAACCCGGTGCCGGGCGTTGGGCCTGCCCCATGTCGCGGCGCTGGACAGCGTGACGGACGCGCTGTCCAACATATTGGGGCAGGAAACCCGCAACCGGCCGGGCCGCAAACATATATTGGACGAAGCCTATTTCGCCCGGATCGAGGCGATCCAGTTCACCATCGCCCATGATGACGGCGTGGGTCATGAAAATTGGGAGGAAGCCGACATCGTCCTGGCGGGCGTGTCGCGTGCGTCCAAGACGCCGACGTCCATCTATCTTGCCAATCGCGGGTACAAGACGGCGAACATCCCGCTGGTCGTGCAGTCCCCTCCGCCGCGCAGCCTGTTTGCATTGAAGCATCCGATGGTGGTTGGCCTGACGGTCAGTCCCGAACGGTTGGTGCAGGTCCGCCGAAACCGCCTGCTCTCGCTCAACCAGGCGCCGGAGACCAGCTATGTCAATCCGGACAAGGTGCAGGAGGAGCTGGCCTTTGCCCGGCGCATGTTCGCCGACAATGGCTGGCCGGTGATCGACATGACCCGGCGGTCGATCGAGGAAGCGGCGGCGGCCATCATCAACCTGTTCAACGACCGCGTTCTGGCGGAAGGGAGTGACGCATGATCGTGCTGGCATCGCAAAGCGCGAGCCGCCGTGCGCTGCTGGGCGCGGCGGGCGTGCCGTTCGAGGCGCTGTCGCCGGGCGTGGACGAGGAAGCGGCCAAGGAAGCGTTGCGGGCCGACGGGCTGGACGCGCGGGCGCTGGCCGATGCGCTGGCGGAGTTGAAGGCGCTGCGGGTATCGCGGCGCGTGCCGGGCGGGCTGGTGCTGGGCTGTGACCAGACGCTGAGCCTGGACGATGGGTCGATGGTCGACAAGGCGGTGGATCGGGAGGATGCCGCGCGTATCCTGCGCTTGCTGTCGGGCCGGGTGCATCATCTGCACAGCGCGGCGGTGATTGTGCTGAACGGCGAGCCGATCTGGCGGCATGTCGAACGGGTGCGGATGACGGTGCGGCCGCTGTCGGACGCGTTTATCGACGCCTATCTCGATCAGGATTGGGACCAATGCCAATGGTGCGTCGGATGCTATCGGATCGAGGGGCCGGGCGCGCAGTTGTTCGCGAAGGTCGAGGGTAGCCAGTTTGCGATTCAGGGGCTTCCGTTGCTGCCGCTGCTTGACTTTCTGCGTATCCGGGGCGTTCTGCCAGCATGACCGACAAGCTCCCCTATGCCCCCATCCCCTATGCCGAAGTGATCGGCGATCCGATCGCGCACAGCAAATCGCCGCTGATCCATAATTTCTGGCTCGATTGCCTGGGTATCGAGGCCGAATATCGCAAGACGCATGTGACGAGCGAGGGATTGTCCGCCTATTTCCTTGAGCGGCGCGCTGATCCCGACTGGCTGGGATGCAACGTCACCATACCGCACAAGATCGC is a window of Sphingobium sp. MI1205 DNA encoding:
- a CDS encoding pyruvate, water dikinase regulatory protein — encoded protein: MSRIHLHLLSDSTGETLENIAKAAIGAFENVEAVRHFWPMVRSDLHLDRIMEEIAANPGLVLFTLSNHQLRRRLETRCRALGLPHVAALDSVTDALSNILGQETRNRPGRKHILDEAYFARIEAIQFTIAHDDGVGHENWEEADIVLAGVSRASKTPTSIYLANRGYKTANIPLVVQSPPPRSLFALKHPMVVGLTVSPERLVQVRRNRLLSLNQAPETSYVNPDKVQEELAFARRMFADNGWPVIDMTRRSIEEAAAAIINLFNDRVLAEGSDA
- a CDS encoding Maf family protein; the protein is MIVLASQSASRRALLGAAGVPFEALSPGVDEEAAKEALRADGLDARALADALAELKALRVSRRVPGGLVLGCDQTLSLDDGSMVDKAVDREDAARILRLLSGRVHHLHSAAVIVLNGEPIWRHVERVRMTVRPLSDAFIDAYLDQDWDQCQWCVGCYRIEGPGAQLFAKVEGSQFAIQGLPLLPLLDFLRIRGVLPA